The following are encoded together in the Zingiber officinale cultivar Zhangliang chromosome 8A, Zo_v1.1, whole genome shotgun sequence genome:
- the LOC122009367 gene encoding uncharacterized protein At1g76070-like isoform X1: MEKSMRSAASIISFLPKRTVFSGDGNAHAQGLQQRRSFIASIVPVEVRRKGKGGAGGEFEEPTSPKVTCMGQVKLRKMRCNSNEETKSLPPPAKPDADKRLKSKRTGDASLFLSRMFRRRRRKFPTESEEEKEIGRGDINPASAPALGTMRWYSSGRETLQDFDWRKVAEQSGREEEDYGAMVAHSGPIIVGSDGAVAMNPKKRPPPPPPPIPLQL; the protein is encoded by the exons ATGGAGAAGTCAATGAGGTCGGCGGCGTCCATCATCAGCTTCCTCCCCAAACGGACAGTCTTCTCTGGCGATGGAAACGCGCACGCGCAAGGCCTCCAGCAGCGGCGAAGCTTCATCGCTTCGATCGTGCCGGTAGAGGTGCGGCGCAAGGGAAAGGGCGGAGCCGGAGGGGAGTTCGAGGAGCCAACTTCGCCGAAGGTCACTTGCATGGGACAGGTGAAGCTACGTAAGATGAGGTGCAATAGTAATGAGGAAACTAAGTCGCTGCCTCCGCCAGCGAAGCCCGACGCAGATAAGAGGCTGAAGAGTAAGAGGACGGGCGACGCCTCCCTGTTTCTCAGCAGGATGTTTCGCCGGCGCAGGAGGAAATTTCCCACAGAgtcggaggaggagaaggaaatcGGAAGAGGAGATATAAATCCGGCGTCGGCGCCGGCGCTGGGGACGATGAGGTGGTACTCGAGCGGGCGGGAGACGCTGCAGGATTTTGACTGGAGGAAGGTGGCAGAGCAGAGCGGCCGAGAGGAGGAGGACTACGGGGCGATGGTGGCCCACTCGGGGCCGATCATAGTGGGGAGCGACGGAGCGGTGGCAATGAACCCGAAGAAGAGGCCGCCACCACCGCCGCCGCCGATTCCTCTCCAACtcta A